The Oncorhynchus gorbuscha isolate QuinsamMale2020 ecotype Even-year linkage group LG04, OgorEven_v1.0, whole genome shotgun sequence genome includes the window CACAGAAGGGGCAAGTTATTTTCTAGGTGTAACACAAGTGGCACACACCCAAACAATCTGTTATTCTGGTGATGTTGACTAAACTAATACTTGCGGCTAAACAGTGTTGATCAGGGGCAGGCTCCTGCCTATTGAATTGGTTTCCACCTAGATAGGTTTAACTACTGTCCTATGATAGGATCCTGGTCTTTGATGGCTTATGCATTACTGTCAGTAATCAATAATAAAATATTGATTTGGCTTTAACTGCAGGATCATGTTCTGGTCGGAGATTGGTAACGAGGTGAAGATTGAGCGTGCGGGAATGGACGGGtctgagaggagagtagtggtcagtcacagcctcagcctcagctgGCCAGGCGGTCTGGCTGTGGACACACTAGGGGAGAGGATCTACTGGACGGACGAGAAGCTCCGGTGCATCGGCTCAGCCAACCTGGATGGCGGGGACATTGAGGTACTACAGAAATGGGTTTGCATACGACGAGATCAGACTTGTATTGCGTGTTGCTGTATGCCAAGGTGCATGAAATTAAATCCACATGGGTTGGACACCCTAGATCCCTCAGACTCAACTCTGGCTCTTGAAGCCAGTTACACTGCTTTTCTCATTGTTCTGCTCTAAtcagactggtttagacctgggacaccaggtgtgtgtgcatgcaattAATGATAAAGTAGAACACAAGCAGCAGGTTCTGGACCTCATAGGGTTAGACCCCAGGCCTTGATAAAGGCGCACTGTAACATTTATCTGTTCCTTTCATTCCTGAAGCTTCTGCAGATGATGGAGACAACCAACCCGTTCTCTGTCACAGTTTACAATGACCTGCTCTACTGGTCAGACACCAGGAGGAGAACTATTCAAAGGGCTGATAAAATCACTGGAAAGAACCGCAAAGTTCTCCTCAAACGACCTGGACAACCTTTTGGACTGAAAGCAAGTATACGAGGCCCCAATTTAAATGAATATTAATGCATGCATTATGTAAATCATTATGTTAATTTAACCTAAATAGGATTACATTATGCAATGGGTTTGTTGTAATTACACAAGCAACCTCTCTTCCTTTTTGATGTAAGCTTAATGATTTGTGTCGTTCTGGGATGCAGATCATTCATCCACTTCTGCAGACAAGCAATGAGCGTCCCTGTGAGAACCTTCGTTGTTCTCACCTGTGTGTGCTGGGCCCAGGCCCCAAAGGGGTCTGCAAGTGTCCCTCTGGTCTGCTCCTAGCTGAGGATGGCCTCACCTGCTCCAACTTGGTCAACTCTGCCTTCCTCTTGGTGCTCTCGCCAACTGTTGTCACACAGGTATGACTCTGGCCACTGCAGGTTTACCCATTTCACTTGGTACTGCACTATATTCAATGCCACTAGGTACATATTGTGTGAAGCAATAGTCTGTCTTCTAATTTGAATTGAGTTTTATTTCAGTATACATGGCAGCTAAAACAGTTTAGGAATGCTTGGTTACCTTCACAAAAGCTGTCAGTAATAAGCTGGGCTTTGAAAGGCTGTGGAAGCCCGGTTGACTTTCCTTGCCCTTTTTTTACAATTCAGGAATTAACACAGATTCTCCACCTTGTAATTCAACactttatatacactgctcaaaaaaattaagggaacactaaaataacacatcctagatctgaatgaaatattgttattaaatacttttttatttacatagttgaatgtgctgataacagaatcacacaaatgatcaatggaaatcaaatttatcaacccatggaggtcgggatttggagtcacactcaaaatgaaagtggaaaaccacactacaggctgatccaactttgatgtaatgtccttaaaacaagtcaaaatttgactctgtagtgtgtgtggcctccacgtgcctgtattacatttacatttacatttaagtcatttagcagacgctcttatccagagggacttacaaattggtgcattcaccttatgacatccagtgggacagtcacttaacaatagtgcatctaaaacttagggggggtgagagggattacttatcctatcctaggtattccttaaagaggtggggtttcaggtgtctccggaaggtggtgattgactccgctgtcctggcgtcgtgagggagtttgttccaccattgggggccagggcagcgaacagttttgactgggctgagcgggagctgtacttcctcagtggtagggaggcgagcaggccagaggtggatgaacgcagtgcccttgtttgggtgtagggcctgatcagagcctggaggtactgaggtgccgttcccctcacagctccgtaggcaagcaccatggtcttgtagcggatgcgagcttcaactggaagccagtggagagaactgaggagcggggtgacgtgagagaacttgggaaggttgaacaccagacgggctgcagcgttctggatgagttgaaggggtttaatggcacaggcagggagcccagccaacagcgagttgcagtaatccagacgggagatgacaagtgcctggattaggacctgcgccgcttcctgtgtgaggcagggtcgtactctgcagatgttgtagagcatgaacctacaggaacgggccaccgccttgatgttggttgagaacgacagggtgttgtccaggatcacgccaaggttcttggcgctctgggaggaggacacaatggagttgtcaaccgtgatggcgagatcatggaacgggcagtccttccccgggaggaagagcagctccgtcttgccgaggttcagcttgaggtggtgatccgtcatccacactgatatgtctgccagacatgcagagatgcgattcgccacctggtcatcagaagggggaaaggagaagattagttgtgtgtcgtctgcatagcaatgataagagagaccatgtgaggttatgacagagccaagtgacttggtgtatagcgagaataggagagggccaagaacagagccctgggggacaccagtggtgagagcgcaacgcctgggcatgctcctgatgaggtggcggatggtctcctgaggaatctcctcccagacctggactaaagcatccgccaactcctggacagtctgtggtgtggTTTTGGctgatggagtgagacatgatgggctcaattggattcaggtctgggaacgggcgggccagtccatagcatcaatgccttcctcttgcaggaactgctgacacactccagccacatgagttctagcattgtcttgcagtaggaggaacccagggccaaccgcatcagcatatggtctcacaaggggtctgaggatctcatctcggtacctaatggcagtcaggttacctctggcgagcacatggagggccccccacaccatgactgacccaccgccaaaccggtcatgctggaggatgttgcaggcagcagaaagtTCTCCACGgagtctccagactctgtcacatgtgctcagtgtgaacctgctttcatctgtgtagagcacagggcgccagtggccaATTTGCCAATCtctgttctctggcaaatgccaaacgtcctgcacggtgttgggctgtaagcacaacccccacctgtggacgtcgggccctcataccaccctcatggagtctgtttctgaccgtttgagcagacacatccATATTTGTGGCCTGCTGCAGGTAATTttacagggctctggcagtgctcctccttgcacaaaggcggaggtagcggtccttctgctgggttgttggcctctccacgtctcctgatgtactggcctgtctccaggtagcgcctccatgctctggacactacgctgacagacacagcaaaccttattgccacagctcgcattgatgtgccatcctggatgagctgcgctacctgagccacttgtgtgggtgtagactccgtctcatgctaccactagagtgaaagcaccgccagcattcgagtgaccaaaacatcagccaggaagcataggaaccgagaagtggtctgtggtcaccacctgcagaaccactcctttattggggggtgtcttgctaattgcctataatttccacctgttgtctattccatttgcacaacagcatgtgaaatgtattgtcaatcagtgttgcttctgaagtggacagtttgatttcacagtgtgattgacttggagtgaCATTGTgctgttccctttatttttttgagcagtgtatgtatatatatatttttagatctACCTGCAGACCATGCACAGTGCTGTGGGTCTGAAAAGCTGGCCGGAGCACCTCGCCCTACCTCTCCCCAATGTCAACGAGGCAGCGATGTTGGATTACACCCTGCAAGATCAGACTCTGTACCTAGCTGACTCTGGCCAATCGTCTGTAGTCCTCTTCAAGCTGAAGGAGACCGGCTTGGTGCCTCGCGGCCAGTTCCTGCAACTCAAAGGGGACACAGTTACAGCCCTGGCTCTAGACTGGATAACCCTCAGCGTATACTGGAGTAGCACCAAGCAGCCACGGCTGCAGGTCACCTCTTCCAGTGGGGAACACACTGCTGTGTTAATTCAGGATATTGGAAGTCTGGAGTCCATAGCGCTTCACCCACTCAGTGGAAGACTCTGTTTTACCAACCTGGCCAAGCAGGGGAAGGCGCTCAGGTGGAGTGTGCTCACATGGATGGGGTGAAGCGCGCTCCGGTGTGGAAGGATGCTTTTCAGCCCACCTCCCTGACTTTCTCCAACAAGGGCAATGAGATCTACTGGGCTGACATCGGTGAGGAATTCATTGTTTATAGATTTTTAAAAGGGTTTTACTCCAtctatagtagtggtggtgaggtaaTACTTCTATCAACAAGTCTATTATGTTCTAGGTTATGGGGTGATCGGCTCTGTCAGAGTTGATGGTACTGGATACAAGGAGTTTAAGACTGGGGATGGCCTGACTGCATTTGCACTCAGCAATGGCATGCTCCTCTGGGTGACAGACAGTGGTAATGTGGATTATTTTTAAACGGCTGCTTCCACCAAAACCTAGTGCTATGTTATGTCTTACTGTGGTTAGTAGATGGCTCTGTTTAGTCATTAAGCAAAGTAGCACTAACAAGGATAATGGTTGATCTTTAACCCAAAGTTCTTTCACTGTGGTTTTGGATTATCATGGATGTTGTGTTGATCATGTACATGTTCCTATCAAATGTTTCAGACACAACCAAAGTTTGGTATAGAGATGATCCATTGACTAAGAAGCTTTGGTTCGAGGTAAACACTGAAATTGTCAGTTTGAAGGCTTACAGCAAGTCCAGCCAGATGGGTAAGAGGACACATTTGTACATAACCAACTACTCTATCATTTACTGACATGTGACTTTTCAACCTTTACTCTTTCTCATCCATTTCCAGGCTCTAACCTCTGCTCAGATGGGAATGGAGACTGCAGTCACTTGTGTTTGGCTCTTCCTGGTGGTAGGACCTGTAGGTGTGCCCATGACCATTACCCAGTCAATGTCACATACTGCGCCCCAGACCAGCACTGCCCAGCTGGAAGTAGACCCTGTCTGGATGGGCACACATGCTTCCCCCTGGAGAAGTTCTGTGACGGACATCCTGACTGCTCTGACACTTCAGATGAGAACTGCAAGTCTTCTTTCCATTATCGATGTTTCAATCTTCCCTTTCCCATTGTTATGAGCTTAAGAAAAGATTATCACAGTTCAATTACAAAGATTTGTAGCTATCATAACTCTGCATTCTCCAATCCTGGTCTTGGGGACCACAAGTGTTTACGCGTCCTTATTTAAATCTGGTGTGTAGTGCTAAGGAAAAAAGAAATGTGCAGCTCTTGAATCGCTGTCGTAACTTAAACTAATTCGAATACAAACTGGTCTTATGTATTCCCCATTGTCTCAGGTGTCCATCTCAAAGGGAAGTCTGTCAAGGCCAAAGCCCCAAACCAGCTTCCCAGTCCCAGCTTTCCTATACCTGCAGATCCTGGCTCCACCTCTCTGGACAACAGTTGGCTGGTGAGAAACCTGGAAGCCCAGCAGTGTAGTGAAAAGCACTGCAATGGGAATGGGGAGTGTGTGGAGACCAATGGGGGCATCTCCTGTGCCTGTGGTTTAGGCTACAGTGGAGACTCCTGCCAAAACCAGCTCACCAAGACTATGCAAGGCCCACTCATCTATGGGGCCATTGGCCTCTGTGCTGCAATTGTTGTTATCAGTGTCCTCGCTGCGGTGGTTAAGAGGAAGACTGCAAACACAAGGTACACCATAACAAACTGCTTGATACTGTAGGTCTTCCCCTATCTGTTCTCGTGGTGTTTCAGAATCCATTCTGACGTTTAGCCAGTTCGTGTCAAGATTGAGATTATATTCACCTTTTCCATTCCCAGGAGAGCCAACCCTGTGGCAAAGCAGACTAGTATGATTGAGCTGGAGAAGGGTGAAGGTTGTGAAGGAGCTTCTTCACCTATCAGTGACTTTGCAGAGGTACAGTAGGCTGTTATACTGTATTTTAAAGCAGTTGATTGAAAACATTGATGTTTTGCTTCATGGTTGCTTTTATTTCACAGGAAGTGGTGTCGTCTGTGGATTAACTAATTTATCAGCAGCCTCTTTCTATTCAATAAAGTTTCATTTTCTACAGTTCTGTTTGTCTTTATCTACACAATCGCAATTCAAATGAACATTTTGCTTCTGAGTATCTCTACATAAGGTTAGTTGTGAGTTCTTGTGTATGAAAGGAAGGCTAGATTTGACAATTGAGAAATGACTCCTGCTTTATTGGTTTTAGTTATGAAGTCAAAGCTTTCAATATGTCTTTGGGTCATGGCGCGGCTCGCCGCGAAgtgaccatataccacaaacaccgTGTCCttctgctattataaactggttaccaacatagtGCCTGTGAGCAATGAGTCACTCAACATGTTAAACACTAATTTTACATGTTGGGTACagattatctgtaaggtccctcagttgagcagtgaatttcaaatgctgattaaaccacaaagaccagggagttgttccaatgcctcgcaaagggcaccAATTGGTATAAATAAAAAGCAGACCTTGAATATCCCTTAAGCATAAGTTCATTACATTTTCGATGGTGTATCAACACACCGTCACTAAGTTACAGGAGTTCTTCCTAAAGCTGTTGCCCGAGAGGAAGGAAACGGCTCGGATATCGCCAGTGTTGATTTTAAGAAttaaatggctgtgatgggagaactgCTGGATCTacattgcagttactccacaatactaacagaATTCAGTGGCAAGGAAGCCTATACGTAACAaagttgcaaacaggatgcatgttttgtagtAAGGCCCTAAAGTAATACTGCTGAGAATTTACCAAAGCAATGAACTTTTTGTCTTTAGTGTTGTGTAAATAcaatgagtaccactctccatattcaACTatagtggtgactgcatcatgggtatgcttgtaatttgTTAATGACTGGAGTTTCGAGCTGGGAAAAATGGTGCTGAGAACAATCCTATGGGGAAAACCTGGTCTGCTTTCCACCGGACACTGGGAGATGACTTGTCCTTTCAGAAGGACGATGACCAAAAGAGGCCAAATCTAcatgagttgcttaccaagaagaagGTTCCTGCGTGGCAGTAAagttcaagtagatttaagttaacgcaagacctgaaaatggttgtcttgcAATGCTCAACCTGTGGCAGcgcttgaagaatgggcaaaggTTGCACAACCACGGTGTATACATTTTTCTTgcgtcatacctgtggtatattgACAAACGCACAGCTGAAATGCTGTTTCAGCTAATCTGCATCCAGGACCCAAACTACTTGGTTTAAAGAAATGTTTACTTAAACTAATTTCAGAATCATAAGCCTTTATGTAGCCTTGAGTGACATGGCCTGGTGAATCACCTTTGTCAAAGCATGCTGCATTGCGTGAGAGGACATGTGTATTTGATAGTCGTTTCTATTTAATGTGCCAATTCTTGGTGGTCCCAAACTtctatttaataatgatggaggccactgtgttcttggaccttcaatgctgcagaaatgttttggtacccttccccagatctgtgcctccatacaatcctgtctctgggctctatggacaattccttcaacctcatggcttggtttttgctctgacaactaTGGGACCTTTTTTTTTAATATAGtccaggtgtgtgcctttccaaatcatgtctcaTTTTAATGTACCgaaggtggactccaagttggaGATACATCAAGGATGACCATTGGAAAcgggatgcatctgagctcaatttagagtctcatagcaaagggtctgaataatgtaTTACATTTTATTATATACTTttcaaacctgttttcgctttgtcattatggggtattgtgtagatcagttttgtttttaaatgtatcaGTTTTAGAGTcagactgtaatgtaacaaaatgtggaaaaagggaaggtcTGAATGCACTGAATATGTTAACCTGCTCTGACTAATACTGAACATGAAGGAGAAACAGTGTAGTTGGAATAGGATAACTACCAGCCATATTTTATGATCAATTCCCCATTATGCTGCAATGTGATTGCAGCTTCTCTGCTTCAAGCAAAATATGTATCGGTCTGTTTGTTTTCTCCCACCAAAGAAATAAGCTTGTTCTTTTGGTTTGCTGGTTTCCTATGATTAAATAAACATTCTTCCGGTGATGACTAGACTATTTTTCATTTACACAAACCACAACATGTTTACCAAGTTTAGCGTTTTGTCTTCACATTGGTTCATTTGTTCTCTAATTATTCAGTAAAGATATCTTATTGGTTTGCTGGATACTCTCTAATTGAAGGATTCTGAGGGGTTGAATTTGAAAGGTTATCTTCAAATATAGACAAGATTAAAGTGTGTATTGCCTTAAATGAGTCAAATTAATTATTGATCCCACCCACTTCTGCTTGTCTTGCatataaacatgccccattcaaacaTCTGTTCATAATGTCCTTCTGATTCTAGTCTTACCTGCACATGATATGCAGTAGGAACATCAGCTTTGAATTTGTATTCATTTAGTCTGTAAACTCCTTTAAATGCTGAAGAGGACACTCCAACTTATCAAGATCATGATTAGAGTAACAGCTTTACTACTTGTCTTTTCCCATAGTACTGTTGAGGGTCCAACTGAAAATGAACTACATTTTTACTTACATTTATTTTACTCTTTGAGAAATGAAGGAACATAGTGGAGATTCGAAGGACCACCCTTTATGCTTTATGGTGACGGTAACATCTTCCAACCCAGTGAGTGAGTGTCCTTTTTATAATTGTCATCTAATGCACCATACTGTCCAATATTACAGAAAGTGAGAGTGTAAAAGGTGTGCTGTGTTTCTCTACACCAAAATATGATTTATATTTGTGAAAATGGGTAATTCGGCATAGGTTCTATTTTAGAACTAAGTCTTTCGAGTCATCCTCAGAGGCCATTGGTCCACCATAGACAACCCTTCAGACACCTGGAAGGAGACAGACCTACCAGACAgttttaaccctaacccagcctcACAATCCTCCTCAGAAGCTGAAGCTACACAAACATCCCTTCAAACCTACAACTCAAATcatgtcacatgcaccgaatacaacaggtgcagaacttagtgaaatgcttacttcgtTACAAGCTCAACCAACAATACAggtaagaaaatacctaaaaaaagtaaaataatttaagagcagcagtaaacaGGGCTATCTACAGGGAGTACCCAtaaagagtcaatgtgtgggggcaccggtgtcgaggtaattaaggtaatatgtacatgtaggtagttattaaagtgactatgcatagacagagtagcagcagtgtggaAGAGGGGGGGAAattgtaaatagtctgggtagccatttgatcagatcttcatgagtcttatggcttgggagtagaagctgttgagaagcctcttggacctagacatggTGCTCCgttaccacttgccgtgcggtagcagagagaacagtctatgactagggtggctagagtctgacaatttttgggccttcctctgaacctgcctggtatagaggtcctggatggcaggaagcttggccccagtgatgtactgggccgcacgCACTaccctgtagtgccttgcggtcagaggccaagcagttgccatcctaggcagtgatgctctcgatgttgcaactgtaaaaccttttgaggatctgaagacccatgccaaatcttttcagtctcatgagggggaataggttttgtcgtgccctcttcacaactgtcttggtgtgcttggaccatgttagtttgttggtgatgtggacgccaaggaacatgaagctctcaacctgctccactaccgccccgtcgatgagaatggcgGCTAGGTCCTCctgttcctgtagtccacaatcatctcctttgtcttgatctcgttgagggtgaggttgttgtccttgtacCACACAGGCAGGTatatgacctcctccctataggctgtctcatcgttgttggtgatcaggccaaccactgttgtgtcattagcaaacttaatgatggtgttggagtcgtgcctggccgtgcagtcacgagtgaacagggagtacaggaggggactgagcacgcgccccgtgttgaggatcagtgtagtggatgcgtcgttacctacccttaccacctaggggttggcccgtaaggaagtccaggatccagttgcagagggaggtgtttagtcccagggtccttagcttagtgatgagctatgAGGGAAATATGgtgttgactacagctcagagttcaattaaaagcattctcacatatgtgttccttttgtccaggtgtgaaagggcagtgtggagtgcaatagagactgcatcatctgtggatctgttggggcggtatgcaaattggagtgggtctagggtttctgggataatggtgttgatgtgagccatgactagcctttcaaagtatttcacggctacagacgtgagtgctaccggtcggaagtcatttaggcaggttaccttagtgttcatgggcacagggactatggtggtattACAgattcagacagggagaggttgaaaatgtcacgGAAGACACTTGCCAATTGCTCAGCGCATGACCGGAGCAtatgtcctggtaatctgtctggtgaatgttgacctgtttaaaggtcttactcacatcggctgcggagagcgtgatcacagtcgtccggaacagctgatgctctcatgcatgtttcagtgataCTTGcctcctcgaagcgagcatagaagttatttagctcgtctggtaggcttgtgtcaatgggcagctctcggctgtgcttccctttgtagtctgtaatcgtttgcaagccctgccatatcCGACGAGCGTTAGatccggtgtagtacgattcaatcttagtcttgTATTGAGGCTTTGCcggtttgatggttcgtcggagggcatagagggatttcttataagcttccgggttagagttcctctccttgaaagcggcagctctaccctttagctcagtgcgaatgttgcctgtaatccctggcttctggttggggtatgtatgtacagtcaatgtggggatgacatcatcaattcacttattgatgaaggcAGTGACTATGGTGATGTTCTCcattctgtgctagcaaaaccgTCCTGTAGTTTAGTatctgcttcatcagaccactttTTAAAAGACCAAGtaactggtgcttcctgcttaaatttttgctatcaggaggatagaattatggtcaaaattgccaaatggagggcaagggagagctttgtacacgtctctgtgtgtggagtaaaggtggtctagagttttttccccccccctggttgcacatttaccatgttgatagaaattaggtaaaactgataagtttccctgcattaaagtccctggccactaagagtgccgcctctggatgagcgttttcctctTTCCTTATggtggttttagtgccagcattggtctgtggtggtatgtagacagctacgaaaaatacagatgaaaactctgtAGGTAGATAGTTTGGTCTACAGCAGGTATACCCAAACTGGGGTTTGCCATCGGGGGTACGCCAATAGACgcctcacaaatcctcaactggcagcttcattaaatagtacctgcaaaacaccagtctcaacgtcaacaatgaagaggTGACTGATGCAAATCTGCCTAGAAGGCTAGTATCCCAATGAAAAAGCTATAtcacagactggccaataaaaataaaagattaagatgggcaaaagaacagacactggacagcatcccggagtcacctcttcactgttgacgttgagactggtgttttgcgggtactatttaatgagctgccagttgaggacttgggaGGCGTCtttttggcgtacccccgacggcaAACCCTAGTAcgtcttcttgctcagttgtgcaccggggcctcccactctttctattctggttgtagccagtttcttggcaatttctcacatagaATAGCCTTAATTGTTCAGAAccagaatagactgacgagtttcagaagaaaggtctttgtttctggcccctttgagcctgtaatcaaacccacaaatgctgatgctccagatactaaactagtctaaagaaggccagttttattgcttctttaaatcagcacaatagatttcagctgtgctaacataattgaaaaagggttttctaatgattaattagccttttcaaatgataaacttggattagctaacacaacgtgccattggaacacaggggtgatggttgctgataatgggcctctttacAGATGTAGGTAttccatttttattttaaatctgccgtttccagccacaatactcatttacaacatttctgataaatttgatgttattttaaatttgatgttatctttaaaaaaacaaggaTTTCTAAGTGAACGTTGGCTAAAAGTACAGATGGCAAATGGAGATTTGCCACTCGCCACCTGATCCTCACACGGCACCCCGATCTCTTTCCGTGAAATCTCAGTTTCTTTCTCcagcgaatgacggggatgagggcctgttcggGTGTTGAGTACATCCTTACAGTCAAAAATAATTTGTCcaattcgaggtgagtaatcacagtTCTGATGTACAGaatctcttttcggtcataaagagacggtagcagcaacattatgtacaaaataagttacaaacaatgtgacTAAACTAAACAAAATAGC containing:
- the LOC124034503 gene encoding LOW QUALITY PROTEIN: low-density lipoprotein receptor-related protein 2-like (The sequence of the model RefSeq protein was modified relative to this genomic sequence to represent the inferred CDS: inserted 1 base in 1 codon), which translates into the protein MAFCLLLCIAILEITAAQTPLNCNLGTKPCKDGSECVLHQHVCDGEADCRDGSDEEDCTVACNDGQFLCAHGKKCIDQRQVCDGVAQCQDRSDELDCLNSMEGCVHHCDNKTRCLPDTFLCDGERDCLDGTDEANCDSDSTDLKSHHNVAGNTTMSAPAPLKCPFGTKPCRDRIECVLYNHVCDGEADCKDGSDEEECILECERGQFQCTHGKKCIDQRQMCDGVAQCQDRSDELDCLKPMEGCVHHCDKTRCLPDTFLCDGERDCLDGTDEANCADESCNSGEFRCTSGQCLSVSMRCDGHPDCQDRSDEESCTEPPQCTTKLRCPQSQECLLEEWVCDREQDCKDGSDEKNCKMVQLKCGDFQWACTSKNQCVPKAWRCDGTKDCADESDEAGCGQVATCPSHQFQCGSTWECLDTALVCNTVRNCANGSDEGGNCQAECPDKTQCAHNCYSTPHGTRCGCKAGYRLQEDTVSCVDIDECEGGRPGVCSHLCVNTQGSFQCHCYPGYLLESDGRRCKITGEPYLLASVQTELFLFGLRSSSLDVLVSSAKKAILSLDYDWRDQKVFWVSLDSESIKWSSLHQKKTGTLVKGIKSDCIAVDWVGRNLYWIDGIGGGRIIAVGLNTTIINSMDLTVILDEDFEQPRSLALLPQKGIMFWSEIGNEVKIERAGMDGSERRVVVSHSLSLSWPGGLAVDTLGERIYWTDEKLRCIGSANLDGGDIELLQMMETTNPFSVTVYNDLLYWSDTRRRTIQRADKITGKNRKVLLKRPGQPFGLKIIHPLLQTSNERPCENLRCSHLCVLGPGPKGVCKCPSGLLLAEDGLTCSNLVNSAFLLVLSPTVVTQIYLQTMHSAVGLKSWPEHLALPLPNVNEAAMLDYTLQDQTLYLADSGQSSVVLFKLKETGLVPRGQFLQLKGDTVTALALDWITLSVYWSSTKQPRLQVTSSSGEHTAVLIQDIGSLESIALHPLSGRLCFTNLAKQGKXAQVECAHMDGVKRAPVWKDAFQPTSLTFSNKGNEIYWADIGYGVIGSVRVDGTGYKEFKTGDGLTAFALSNGMLLWVTDSDTTKVWYRDDPLTKKLWFEVNTEIVSLKAYSKSSQMGSNLCSDGNGDCSHLCLALPGGRTCRCAHDHYPVNVTYCAPDQHCPAGSRPCLDGHTCFPLEKFCDGHPDCSDTSDENCVHLKGKSVKAKAPNQLPSPSFPIPADPGSTSLDNSWLVRNLEAQQCSEKHCNGNGECVETNGGISCACGLGYSGDSCQNQLTKTMQGPLIYGAIGLCAAIVVISVLAAVVKRKTANTRRANPVAKQTSMIELEKGEGCEGASSPISDFAEEVVSSVD